In Penaeus monodon isolate SGIC_2016 chromosome 43, NSTDA_Pmon_1, whole genome shotgun sequence, one DNA window encodes the following:
- the LOC119568288 gene encoding conserved oligomeric Golgi complex subunit 4-like, translating into MVLECRLRPETASWRNCILNTIIIFKERPISLNLSLEKILISCHINRTSTTTTMEEPLWDPRNLTSLEDIKEAYDRLCREEVAVAERLEWSVGNRHHLEARLSQLARLVPTLQLVQADARQLENTISFTHQLANNVSAKVRQLDLAKSRVVETQKRVGDLLDLEGCSGGVATALAQEDYETAAAHIHRFLAMDETLLLHTTDSSSKAESVETWFDRLRQAERELNALITRKFDDAVKSEDMASVDRFFKLFPLLNKHDEGLKKFTTYLCVKIQESTAQHLTTAQTQGPREKRSHVVWADTITLLFEGIARTVEVRQPIIETYYGPGHLALVVEMLQRECDRQAGRIVGEMRKHRRLDAVVNSVRDSLRVSGGKELRADLPDPRDLDTLLGELTLMNARAELYLRFIRRRVAADFEASIVDKEEREKHESVFEGRLSRSQLVCDMAIIVGDYTILEQFYLNESFKKALAMDTIEEGAKTSSLVDDAFYIIKKSVRRAIASSSVDGVCAMLNHSVTLIETQLAGGFNQTLRKGFPAQGYLDLNQAYTVLQSSLQSTLQAGKINPSSTDSDALRQAFLTALNNAETSMRHVRSLHQTLEENITSAMVALTPTARAKLESCLNDLKGTTGKLGMVGEFGISQLRATAIKPRVKPWVDTFTITSHDISEDEFACYEANDPFSQTLMVQVDGLLGSFLPLLTDENYKSLVSVLVAEVAAQLEKAIMKSTFNRLGGLQLDREVRAIVGYLSQVSEWSVREQLTRLTQMATLLNLENLAEVSEYSTTTTWRLTPSEMRKVLQLRVDFKADEIKRLKL; encoded by the exons ATGGTGCTCGAATGCCGTTTACGCCCTGAAACGGCGTCCTGGCGA aattgtATTTTAAACACAATCATTATTTTCAAGGAACGCCCTATCTCCTTAAATCTTTCCCTAGAGAAAATCCTCATCAGCTGCCACATCAACAGgacgtcaacaacaacaacgatggaGGAGCCGCTGTGGGACCCTCGCAATTTGACGTCTCTGGAGGACATCAAGGAAGCGTATGATAGGCTGTGCAGGGAGGAG GTTGCAGTTGCTGAACGCCTGGAATGGAGTGTTGGCAACCGTCATCATCTGGAGGCAAGGCTGTCTCAGCTGGCAAGATTAGTTCCAACACTGCAATTAGTCCAGGCTGATGCAAGACAGCTGGAAAATACCATATCATTTACTCATCAGTTAGCTAATAATGTGTCTGCCAAAGTGAGGCAGTTGGATTTAGCCAAG AGTCGTGTTGTGGAGACTCAGAAGAGAGTGGGGGATTTGTTAGATCTGGAAGGCTGCAGTGGTGGTGTAGCCACTGCTCTGGCTCAGGAGG ATTATGAAACTGCAGCAGCACATATTCATAGATTCTTAGCTATGGATGAGACCCTCTTACTTCACACAACTGATTCTTCCAGTAAGG CTGAAAGTGTGGAGACCTGGTTCGATCGGTTACGGCAAGCTGAGAGAGAACTCAATGCACTCATAACAAGAAAGTTTGATGATGCAGTCAAAAGTGAAGATATGGCTAGTGTTGATAGATTCTTCaaacttttccctcttttaaataAGCATGATGAAGGCCTAAAGAAATTTACTACATACCTATGTGTAAAG ATTCAGGAGTCCACAGCACAGCACCTGACAACAGCACAAACCCAGGGGCCAAGAGAGAAGCGATCTCATGTGGTTTGGGCTGATACCATTACCCTGCTCTTTGAGGGCATAGCAAGGACAGTTGAAGTCAGGCAGCCCATTATTGAAACTTATTATG GTCCTGGACACCTGGCTCTGGTGGTGGAGATGCTTCAAAGAGAATGCGACAGGCAGGCAGGTCGCATTGTAGGGGAGATGAGGAAACACAGAAGATTGGATGCTGTTGTGAACTCTGTTCGTGATTCTTTAAG GGTTAGTGGGGGCAAGGAACTACGAGCTGATCTCCCTGATCCCCGAGACCTTGATACTCTCCTAGGTGAACTGACACTCATGAATGCTCGTGCCGAACTCTATCTTAGGTTTATCAGAAGAAGAGTTGCT GCTGACTTTGAAGCTTCCATTGTtgacaaagaggaaagagaaaagcatGAATCCGTCTTTGAAGGGAGGCTGTCTCGCTCTCAGCTGGTATGTGATATGGCTATTATTGTGGGAGACTACACAATCCTTGAACAATTTTACTTGAACGAGTCTTTCAAGAAAGCCCTGGCTATGGATACTATTGAAGAAGGAGCCAAAACATCATCGTTGGTGGATGatgctttttatattatcaaGAAGAGTGTGAG ACGAGCAATTGCATCAAGTAGTGTTGATGGCGTGTGTGCAATGCTGAATCATTCTGTGACCTTAATTGAGACACAGCTGGCTGGTGGATTTAATCAGACATTGAGGAAAGGTTTTCCTGCTCAGGGTTATTTGGATTTAAATCAG GCTTACACAGTTTTGCAGTCATCCCTTCAGTCCACTCTCCAAGCTGGCAAAATCAACCCATCTTCCACAGATTCAGATGCTCTTAGACAAGCTTTTTTG ACTGCACTAAATAATGCTGAAACAAGTATGCGTCATGTTAGAAGCCTGCATCAAACTCTTGAAGAAAACATTACTAGTGCCATGGTAGCATTGACGCCAACAGCCAGAGCAAAGCTGGAATCTTGCTTAA ATGACCTAAAAGGTACAACAGGAAAACTTGGAATGGTTGGTGAATTTGGCATATCACAGCTTAGAGCCACAGCAATAAAGCCTCGAGTCAAACCCTGGGTTGATACATTTACAATAACTTCCCATGATATTTCTGAG GATGAATTTGCATGTTATGAAGCCAATGACCCATTCAGCCAGACTTTAATGGTTCAAGTGGACGGGCTGCTTGGTTCCTTCCTTCCATTGCTGACAGATGAGAACTACAAGTCCTTAGTTTCTGTCCTTGTAGCAGAAGTTGCAGCACAGCTGGAGAAGGCAATTATGAAGTCAACATTCAACAGA TTGGGAGGATTGCAACTTGACCGTGAAGTGCGAGCCATAGTTGGATATTTGTCCCAAGTCTCAGAATGGAGTGTGAGGGAACAGCTGACCAGACTGACTCAGATGGCAACTCTACTCAACTTGGAAAACTTAGCAGAA GTTTCAGAGTACTCAACCACAACCACATGGAGACTAACACCTTCAGAAATGAGAAAAGTCTTGCAGCTTAG gGTTGATTTTAAAGCAGACGAGATCAAGAGGTTGAAGCTGtaa
- the LOC119568289 gene encoding uncharacterized protein LOC119568289: MAQSFHAVLIAIWQSGTIPPDMLRDVVILLWKEKGDRWDSTRWHYTAQHTSATLFSRTSWAIMYCIFSAVFKPSGLPVSSIWLTLSSCVCLRFVRSSGSAKRGLDLGLGRGFSGSQAAKHLMGLAAANFAGGPGRRRRSPEDALPSVHHQDDNVMLYDHERAPIAAEAPADAAPAMVETTGTQSR; the protein is encoded by the exons atggcacagagCTTTCATGCAGtcttgattgccatctggcagtctggtaccattccccctgacatgTTAAGGGACGttgtcatccttctctggaaggagaaaggggatcgttgggactctACCaggtggcattacactgctcagcataccag TGCAACTCTGTTTAGCCGGACCTCTTGGGCAATCATGTACTGCATTTTCTCAG CAGTTTTTAAGCCTTCGGGGCTTCCTGTTTCTTCTATCTGGCTGACTCTGTCTTCGTGTGTGTGCCTCAGATTCGTGCGTTCCTCCGGCAGCGCTAAGCGGGGACTGGACCTGGGCTTGGGCCGCGGCTTCAGTGGATCCCAGGCGGCCAAGCATCTCATGGGCCTCGCTGCCGCTAACTTCGCTGGAGGAcctggcaggaggaggagaagccccGAGGACGCCCTCCCCAGCGTTCATCACCAAGACGATAATGTCATGCTGTACGACCACGAGCGCGCTCCCATTGCCGCCGAAGCTCCTGCCGATGCCGCCCCTGCCATGGTCGAGACCACTGGAACACAGTCTCGATAA